One window of the Lynx canadensis isolate LIC74 chromosome D3, mLynCan4.pri.v2, whole genome shotgun sequence genome contains the following:
- the DUSP18 gene encoding dual specificity protein phosphatase 18 translates to MTAPPCTFPVQFRQPSVSGLSQITSSLYISNGVAANNKLMLSSNRITTVINVSVEVVNTLYEDIQYVQVPVADTPISRLCDFFDPIADHIHSVEMKQGRTLLHCAAGVSRSAALCLAYLMKYHAMSLLDAHTWTKSCRPIIRPNNGFWEQLIHYEFQLFGKNSVHMVSSPMGVIPDIYEKEVHLMIPL, encoded by the coding sequence ATGACAGCACCCCCGTGTACCTTTCCGGTTCAGTTCCGGCAGCCATCAGTCAGCGGCCTCTCACAAATCACCAGCAGCCTATACATCAGCAATGGGGTGGCTGCCAACAACAAGCTCATGCTCTCCAGCAACCGGATCACCACGGTCATCAATGTCTCGGTAGAAGTAGTGAACACTTTATACGAGGACATCCAGTATGTACAGGTGCCGGTGGCTGACACACCCATCTCACGTCTCTGTGACTTCTTTGACCCCATTGCTGACCACATCCACAGTGTGGAGATGAAGCAGGGCCGCACACTGCTGCACTGCGCTGCTGGCGTGAGCCGCTCAGCTGCCCTCTGCCTTGCCTACCTCATGAAGTACCATGCCATGTCCCTGCTGGACGCCCACACGTGGACCAAGTCATGCCGGCCCATCATCCGGCCCAACAATGGCTTTTGGGAGCAGCTCATCCACTATGAGTTCCAGCTCTTTGGCAAGAACTCTGTGCACATGGTCAGCTCCCCTATGGGAGTAATCCCTGACATCTACGAGAAGGAGGTCCATTTGATGATTCCACTGTGA
- the CD3H5orf52 gene encoding LOW QUALITY PROTEIN: uncharacterized protein C5orf52 homolog (The sequence of the model RefSeq protein was modified relative to this genomic sequence to represent the inferred CDS: deleted 2 bases in 2 codons): MAYHLVPFFTISESFSSVVDAAAQQPRPSVTWNLGSPLGYSTAAQATTSSGTTPAWTFQRDRLGSHPEINVGTHPQICFLRPRTAQLPVLFSLMNSSEAAVKKFLPKSNLPQVIIRDNLSAQRVYEMEIRASDKTKRKMSHLYDHLKKKFMTDQLRKLGC; encoded by the exons ATGGCTTATCATCTGGTT CCATTTTTTACCATTTCTGAGTCGTTCTCCAGTGTGGTAGACGCGGCTGCCCAGCAACCCAGGCCCTCGGTCACATGGAACCTGGGCTCGCCTTTGGGTTATTCGACCGCCGCCCAGGCCACCACCAGTTCCGGCACCACCCCGGCCTGGACCTTCCAGCGCGATAGGCTCGGCTCTCACCCCGAAATCAACGTAGGGACCCACCCGCAGATCTGCTTCCTGCGGCCGCGGACAGCGCAGCTGCCGGTGCTTTTCAG CTTAATGAATTCCAGTGAAGCAGCAGTGAAAAAATTTTTACCCAAGAGCAACTTACCCCAGGTGATTATTCGTGACAACCTCAGTGCACAACGAGTCTATGAGATGGAG ATAAGAGCTTCAGACAAGACCAAGAGAAAGATGAGCCAC TTGTATGACCATCTGAAGAAAAAGTTCATGACCGACCAGCTCAGAAAGCTGGGGTGCTAG